Proteins from one Mycolicibacter virginiensis genomic window:
- a CDS encoding DUF898 family protein, protein MPKRAQTHQFAFDGGAGTYLGTAVLAFLITVLTLGICYPFGLVLRERWRAKHSYIEGRQLAFTGSAWGLFGMWWKWLILIIITVGIYGFWVGPRLARWKWENTSWAQHTPV, encoded by the coding sequence GTGCCGAAACGCGCCCAGACCCACCAGTTTGCGTTCGACGGCGGCGCGGGCACCTACCTGGGCACTGCGGTCTTGGCCTTCTTGATCACGGTGCTCACTCTGGGGATCTGTTACCCGTTCGGCCTCGTGCTGCGGGAACGGTGGCGTGCGAAGCACTCCTACATCGAGGGCCGGCAGCTCGCTTTCACCGGAAGTGCCTGGGGACTGTTCGGCATGTGGTGGAAGTGGCTGATCTTGATCATCATCACGGTGGGGATCTACGGGTTCTGGGTCGGACCACGCCTGGCTCGGTGGAAGTGGGAGAACACCTCCTGGGCGCAGCACACCCCGGTGTGA
- a CDS encoding glutathione S-transferase family protein, which translates to MASYLAGGDFKRDTNYISTRITADGRDGYPVEPGRYRLVVARACPWANRTIIVRRLLGLEKVISIGFCGPTHDQRSWTFDLDPGGVDPVLQIPRLQDAYFKRIPDYPKGITVPAMVDVPTGAVVTNDFAQMTLDFSTEWTAYHRDGAPQLYPAPLRDEIDEVARRIYTEINNGVYRCGFAGTQEAYDAAYDRLFTALDWVSVRLADQRYLVGDTITEADVRLFTTLARFDPVYHGHFKCNRQKLSEMPVLWAYARDLFQTPGFGDTIDFVQIKQHYYIVHADINPSQIVPDGPDLANWLSPHGREALGGRPFGEGTPPGPVPEGEQVPAGHGASNV; encoded by the coding sequence ATGGCCAGCTACCTCGCCGGCGGCGATTTCAAGCGCGATACCAACTACATCTCCACCCGGATCACCGCCGACGGTCGTGATGGGTATCCCGTCGAACCGGGCCGGTACCGACTGGTGGTCGCACGGGCCTGCCCGTGGGCCAATCGCACAATCATCGTGCGGCGGCTGCTTGGCCTGGAAAAGGTTATCTCCATTGGGTTTTGTGGCCCGACTCACGATCAGCGCAGCTGGACGTTCGATCTGGACCCCGGTGGCGTCGACCCGGTGCTGCAGATTCCTCGGCTGCAAGACGCGTACTTCAAACGCATTCCTGACTACCCCAAGGGGATCACGGTTCCGGCGATGGTCGACGTGCCCACCGGTGCGGTGGTGACCAACGACTTCGCCCAGATGACCTTGGACTTCTCCACCGAGTGGACGGCCTATCACCGCGACGGGGCGCCGCAGCTGTATCCCGCACCGCTGCGCGACGAGATCGACGAGGTGGCAAGGCGGATCTACACCGAGATCAACAACGGGGTCTACCGGTGCGGTTTCGCCGGCACCCAGGAGGCCTACGACGCCGCCTACGACCGGCTCTTCACCGCGCTGGACTGGGTCAGCGTCCGTCTGGCCGATCAGCGATACCTGGTGGGGGACACCATCACCGAGGCCGACGTGCGATTGTTCACCACGCTGGCCCGGTTCGACCCGGTCTATCACGGACATTTCAAATGCAACCGGCAGAAGCTGTCCGAGATGCCGGTGTTGTGGGCCTATGCCCGGGATCTATTCCAGACGCCCGGGTTCGGCGACACCATTGACTTCGTGCAGATCAAACAGCACTACTACATCGTGCACGCCGACATCAATCCGTCGCAGATCGTCCCCGACGGGCCGGACCTGGCGAATTGGCTGTCACCGCATGGACGAGAAGCGCTGGGCGGCAGGCCGTTCGGGGAAGGAACGCCGCCGGGTCCGGTGCCGGAAGGCGAGCAGGTGCCGGCCGGCCACGGCGCGTCGAACGTGTAA
- a CDS encoding DUF2771 domain-containing protein — protein MKRSTAVLVAVLTVVTAALAGFGTWWFTRAEEPLPPQISAYSNGHLTRTGPYMYCNVLNLDECLLTEAQGTLAVDSRHPVQLSVDETIGRAPWQLWRLYDNPDDTTKETYPAGSTLAVTVPTVDPQRGLLRGLVVQLPTLIVDARTGELFTASHAEWAVGTRWGRSDRH, from the coding sequence GTGAAACGCTCGACGGCCGTGCTGGTGGCGGTGCTGACGGTGGTGACCGCGGCGCTCGCCGGCTTCGGCACCTGGTGGTTCACCCGGGCCGAGGAGCCGCTGCCGCCGCAGATCAGCGCGTACTCCAACGGGCATCTCACCCGCACCGGACCGTACATGTACTGCAACGTGCTCAACCTCGATGAGTGCCTGCTCACCGAAGCGCAAGGCACGTTGGCGGTCGATTCGCGTCATCCGGTGCAGCTGTCGGTGGACGAGACCATCGGGCGAGCTCCGTGGCAGCTATGGCGGCTCTACGACAACCCGGACGACACCACCAAAGAGACATATCCGGCGGGCAGCACCCTGGCGGTCACCGTCCCCACCGTGGATCCGCAGCGCGGTCTGCTGCGCGGGCTGGTGGTGCAGCTGCCCACCCTGATCGTCGACGCCAGAACCGGCGAGCTATTCACGGCGTCACACGCCGAGTGGGCGGTGGGCACGCGCTGGGGCCGGAGCGACCGTCACTGA
- a CDS encoding MFS transporter: MANYPSNNTGDQRQRKPMPSDNRYLPPLREHTGTPRRPEAPGEAGASDRVTVTRAAAARSREMGSRMYGLVQRAATADGADKSGLTALTWPVVANFAVDAAMAVALANTLFFAAAAGESKGRVALYLLVTIAPFAVVAPLIGPALDRVQHGRRAALAMSFSLRTLLALVLIANYDGVAGTFGSWVLYPCALAMMALSKSFTVLRSAVTPRVMPPSIDLVRVNSRLTMFGLLGGTIVGGGVAAAAEYIFTRLLQLPGALLVLVAVSVAGAVLSMRIPRWVEVTAGEIPTTLSYRFDERPRSWPEQVRRAGGALSQPLRQPLGRNIIAALWGNCTIKAMVGFLFLYPAFVAKQHNAGGWVQLGILGLIGAAAGLGNFAGNFTSARLQLGRPAVLVVRCTMAVTAVALAAAVAGTLVMAAIAALVTSGASAISKASLDAALQDDLPEESRASAFGRTESTLQLAWVLGGALGVLVYTDLWVGFTAITALLIPGLAQTILSFHGDSLIPGLGGNRPVLIEQDGARLDPARQG, translated from the coding sequence ATGGCCAACTACCCCAGCAACAACACCGGTGACCAGCGGCAGCGCAAGCCCATGCCCAGCGACAACCGGTACCTGCCACCGCTGCGCGAACACACCGGCACACCTCGTCGTCCCGAGGCTCCGGGTGAGGCGGGCGCCAGCGATCGCGTCACGGTCACCCGCGCCGCCGCGGCGCGTAGTCGCGAAATGGGCTCGCGGATGTATGGGCTGGTGCAACGGGCCGCCACCGCCGACGGCGCCGACAAATCCGGACTGACCGCCCTGACCTGGCCGGTGGTCGCGAACTTCGCGGTGGACGCGGCGATGGCCGTCGCGCTGGCCAACACCTTGTTCTTCGCGGCGGCCGCCGGCGAGAGCAAGGGCCGGGTGGCGCTGTATCTGCTGGTGACAATCGCGCCCTTCGCGGTGGTCGCGCCGCTGATCGGCCCCGCCCTGGATCGCGTCCAGCATGGCCGGCGCGCGGCGTTGGCCATGTCGTTCTCGCTGCGAACCCTGCTGGCCCTGGTGCTGATCGCCAACTACGACGGTGTGGCGGGCACCTTCGGCTCCTGGGTGCTCTACCCGTGCGCGTTGGCGATGATGGCGCTGTCGAAGTCGTTCACGGTGTTGCGCAGCGCGGTGACGCCACGGGTCATGCCGCCGTCGATCGATCTGGTGCGGGTCAATTCCCGGCTGACGATGTTCGGTCTGCTCGGCGGCACGATCGTCGGGGGCGGCGTCGCCGCGGCAGCCGAGTACATCTTCACCCGGCTGCTACAGCTACCGGGGGCATTGTTGGTGCTCGTGGCGGTCTCGGTGGCCGGGGCGGTCCTGTCGATGCGGATCCCGCGATGGGTGGAAGTGACCGCCGGTGAGATCCCGACCACCTTGAGCTACCGCTTCGACGAACGGCCGCGAAGCTGGCCCGAACAGGTCCGGCGGGCCGGCGGGGCGCTGAGCCAGCCACTGCGGCAACCGCTGGGCCGCAACATCATCGCCGCGCTGTGGGGCAACTGCACCATCAAGGCGATGGTCGGGTTCTTGTTCTTGTACCCGGCGTTCGTGGCCAAACAGCACAACGCCGGCGGTTGGGTGCAACTGGGCATTCTCGGGCTGATCGGGGCGGCCGCGGGTCTGGGCAATTTCGCCGGGAACTTCACCAGCGCCCGACTGCAACTGGGACGCCCCGCCGTGCTGGTGGTGCGCTGCACCATGGCGGTGACCGCTGTCGCGCTGGCGGCAGCGGTGGCCGGGACCCTGGTGATGGCGGCGATCGCCGCATTGGTGACGTCGGGAGCCAGTGCGATCTCGAAGGCGTCGCTGGACGCAGCACTGCAGGACGACCTGCCCGAAGAGTCACGGGCCTCGGCATTCGGCCGCACCGAGTCCACCCTGCAACTGGCCTGGGTGTTGGGCGGTGCACTGGGCGTGTTGGTATATACCGACTTGTGGGTGGGTTTCACCGCGATCACCGCTCTGCTGATCCCCGGTCTGGCCCAGACCATCTTGTCGTTCCACGGCGACTCGTTGATTCCCGGCCTGGGGGGCAACCGGCCGGTGCTGATCGAGCAGGACGGTGCCCGCCTCGATCCGGCAAGACAGGGGTGA
- a CDS encoding DUF3027 domain-containing protein codes for MTGPSAESATATIAVPTVLAEAVEQARSAVAEFSGADTVGEHLGVDYEDPTAATHRFGAVLPGYQGWQWAVVVAAIPGATEPTVSEVVLVPGPTALLAPEWVPWDQRVRPGDLGPGDLLAPPADDPRLVPGYTSSGDPQLDEVAGEIGLGRRWLMSPVGRAEAAQRWHDGEYGPDSAMARSTKRVCRDCGFYLPLAGELGTVFGVCGNEMSADGHVVDNRYGCGAHSDTPAPAGTGSPAYEPYDDGVLEIVDVATVPAAEVTEPAEAETETGAEVTEDVAEPVRPVAEGEAETEAVEAVVEAESEVPAVTAAAPEPAETGTDAEADAAETVIEASADIPDAPGEAEEPGEPETS; via the coding sequence GTGACCGGACCCAGCGCAGAATCAGCCACTGCGACCATCGCCGTGCCCACGGTGCTGGCCGAGGCCGTCGAGCAGGCCCGCTCGGCCGTCGCCGAGTTCAGCGGCGCCGACACTGTCGGCGAGCACCTGGGGGTCGACTACGAAGACCCGACCGCCGCCACCCACCGGTTCGGTGCGGTGCTGCCCGGTTATCAGGGCTGGCAGTGGGCGGTCGTCGTCGCGGCGATCCCGGGCGCCACGGAGCCCACGGTCAGTGAGGTCGTGCTGGTGCCCGGCCCCACGGCCTTGCTCGCGCCGGAGTGGGTGCCGTGGGACCAGCGGGTGCGTCCCGGCGACCTGGGGCCGGGGGATCTGCTGGCGCCGCCCGCCGACGACCCGCGGCTGGTGCCCGGTTACACCTCGAGCGGCGATCCGCAGCTCGACGAGGTGGCCGGCGAGATCGGTCTGGGCCGACGGTGGCTGATGAGTCCGGTGGGCCGCGCCGAGGCGGCGCAGCGCTGGCACGACGGCGAGTACGGCCCGGATTCGGCGATGGCACGGTCCACCAAACGGGTCTGCCGCGACTGTGGCTTCTATTTGCCGCTCGCCGGTGAGCTGGGCACGGTGTTCGGCGTTTGCGGTAACGAAATGTCCGCCGACGGCCACGTGGTCGACAACCGGTACGGCTGCGGCGCACACAGTGACACTCCGGCGCCCGCGGGCACCGGTTCCCCGGCCTACGAGCCCTACGACGATGGTGTGCTGGAGATCGTCGACGTCGCAACGGTTCCGGCCGCCGAGGTCACCGAGCCGGCTGAAGCCGAGACTGAGACGGGTGCCGAGGTGACCGAAGACGTGGCCGAGCCGGTTCGGCCGGTGGCCGAAGGCGAAGCCGAGACTGAAGCGGTTGAGGCCGTCGTCGAAGCCGAGTCCGAGGTTCCCGCCGTAACAGCAGCGGCGCCGGAACCGGCCGAAACCGGAACCGACGCCGAGGCTGATGCAGCAGAGACTGTCATCGAAGCGTCCGCCGACATCCCCGACGCCCCAGGGGAAGCCGAGGAGCCGGGCGAGCCGGAGACGTCCTAA
- a CDS encoding SRPBCC family protein, producing MAAPLLTAQVDIDAPVAKVWALISDFRRMPEWSPQCRWMKPLGAVRQGTRTINFNRRGRMYWPTSSVITEYIPERKLAFRVTENHSVWTYELEPTATGTRVVESRHVENGNTTAVSAFLVGKFMGGTPTFERELVEGMNASLSKIKAAAENT from the coding sequence ATGGCAGCCCCACTGTTGACGGCACAGGTCGACATCGATGCACCGGTGGCCAAGGTCTGGGCACTGATCTCCGACTTCCGCCGGATGCCCGAGTGGAGCCCGCAGTGCCGGTGGATGAAGCCGCTCGGTGCGGTGCGCCAGGGAACCCGCACGATCAACTTCAACCGACGCGGACGGATGTACTGGCCCACCAGCTCCGTCATCACCGAGTACATCCCGGAGCGCAAACTGGCCTTCCGCGTCACCGAGAACCACAGTGTGTGGACCTACGAACTCGAGCCGACCGCCACCGGGACTCGGGTCGTCGAGAGTCGGCACGTCGAGAACGGCAACACCACCGCGGTCTCCGCGTTTTTGGTGGGCAAGTTTATGGGTGGGACGCCCACCTTCGAACGTGAGCTGGTCGAGGGTATGAACGCTTCACTGAGCAAGATCAAGGCCGCCGCAGAGAACACCTGA
- a CDS encoding DUF2530 domain-containing protein — MTPQHSPEPTPQPPPLPIALLRIWPVIGTGVAGFCGATIAAFTVPALEGWRPVSLAGLGVGMVGTTIFLVQRGAARRGARGAQTGLEHE; from the coding sequence ATGACCCCTCAGCACTCCCCGGAGCCCACCCCTCAGCCGCCACCGCTGCCGATCGCGTTGCTGCGGATCTGGCCGGTGATAGGCACCGGCGTCGCCGGTTTCTGCGGCGCGACCATCGCCGCGTTCACGGTGCCCGCACTGGAGGGGTGGCGGCCGGTGAGCCTGGCGGGGCTCGGCGTCGGGATGGTGGGCACCACAATTTTTCTGGTGCAACGCGGCGCGGCACGACGCGGCGCACGCGGAGCCCAAACCGGGCTGGAACACGAATAG
- a CDS encoding TrmH family RNA methyltransferase, translated as MARVVDVVDIDDPSDSRLDDFRDLNSIDRRPDLPTGKGLVIAEGVLVVQRMLASRFTPRALLGTERRLTELTPDLTAPDAPDVPYYRVSAEVMAEVVGFHLNRGVLAAASRVPEPSVAGLVAGARTIAVLEGVNDHENLGSIFRNGAGLGVDAVVFGSGCADPLYRRSVRVSMGHALLVPFARSADWPGDLTMLREQGFRLLAMTPDPRAELLSNAMTKVRDEPVAVLVGAEGPGLSERAMRASDMRVRIPMSRGTDSLNVATAAALAFYERIRLPE; from the coding sequence GTGGCCAGGGTCGTCGATGTTGTCGATATCGATGACCCCAGCGATTCCCGGCTGGATGACTTCCGCGATCTGAACAGCATCGATCGTCGCCCGGACTTGCCCACCGGCAAGGGGTTGGTGATCGCCGAAGGGGTGCTGGTGGTGCAGCGGATGCTGGCATCGCGGTTTACCCCGCGGGCGCTGCTGGGCACCGAACGGCGGCTGACGGAGTTGACCCCCGACCTGACCGCACCCGACGCCCCGGACGTTCCGTATTACCGGGTGTCCGCCGAGGTGATGGCCGAGGTGGTGGGCTTCCACCTCAACCGCGGTGTGCTGGCCGCCGCCTCGCGGGTGCCCGAGCCGTCGGTGGCTGGTCTGGTCGCCGGGGCTCGGACGATCGCGGTGCTCGAAGGCGTCAACGACCACGAGAATCTGGGCTCGATCTTTCGCAACGGTGCCGGGTTGGGTGTGGACGCGGTGGTGTTCGGCAGTGGCTGTGCCGATCCGCTCTACCGGCGCTCGGTGCGGGTCTCGATGGGGCACGCCCTGTTGGTGCCGTTCGCCCGTTCGGCGGACTGGCCCGGTGATCTGACGATGCTGCGCGAGCAGGGTTTCCGGCTACTGGCGATGACTCCGGACCCGCGAGCCGAGCTCTTGTCGAACGCGATGACGAAGGTGCGCGACGAACCGGTGGCCGTGCTGGTCGGCGCGGAGGGGCCGGGCCTGTCGGAGCGGGCGATGCGCGCCAGCGACATGCGGGTCCGCATCCCGATGTCGCGGGGAACCGACTCGCTCAACGTCGCCACCGCTGCCGCGCTGGCCTTCTACGAGCGCATTAGGCTGCCGGAATGA
- a CDS encoding DUF2537 domain-containing protein, translated as MTSTPSTPWGTGLTVAGFVAAVTGTAITVLSLGLLRVHPALAVALNLIAVGGLAPTVWGWRRTPVLRWLALGAGIGVAGAWLVLLALAAQR; from the coding sequence ATGACGTCCACTCCCAGCACGCCGTGGGGGACGGGGCTGACTGTGGCGGGGTTCGTCGCGGCGGTGACCGGCACCGCGATCACCGTGTTGAGCCTGGGCCTGTTGCGCGTCCATCCGGCACTGGCGGTGGCGCTCAATCTGATTGCGGTGGGCGGGCTGGCGCCCACGGTGTGGGGCTGGCGACGCACTCCGGTGCTGCGCTGGTTGGCGTTGGGCGCCGGAATCGGTGTGGCGGGTGCGTGGCTGGTGCTACTGGCGCTGGCTGCTCAGCGCTGA
- the sepH gene encoding septation protein SepH produces MRELRAIGLDVDGKHIICESAGDGEDHTEMFRVRIDDRLRGAVRGEGHRVGQNPADAGSMLRPKDIQARIRAGASVEQVAAAAGVDVARVERFAHPVLLERSRAAELATAAHPVLSDGPAVPTLLEVVTSALVTRGLSSDSSSWDAWRNDDGRWTVQLAWKAGRSDNVAHFRFTPGAHGGTVTAVDDAAMELIDPGFGRPLRPVAAVAELDFEAPAAPAVVEEEPVQQRAGSRARRSKPEVPGWEDVLLGVRSTGQR; encoded by the coding sequence ATGCGGGAACTGAGGGCCATCGGCCTCGACGTCGACGGCAAGCACATCATCTGCGAAAGCGCCGGGGACGGCGAAGACCACACCGAGATGTTCCGGGTGCGTATCGACGACCGGTTGCGCGGCGCTGTGCGCGGCGAGGGTCATCGCGTCGGACAGAATCCGGCCGACGCGGGCAGCATGCTGCGCCCCAAAGACATCCAGGCACGCATCCGCGCCGGAGCCTCGGTCGAACAGGTGGCTGCCGCCGCCGGTGTGGACGTCGCCCGCGTGGAGCGCTTCGCCCACCCGGTGCTGCTGGAGCGGTCCCGGGCCGCGGAACTCGCAACCGCTGCCCACCCGGTGCTGTCCGACGGCCCAGCGGTACCGACCCTGCTGGAAGTCGTCACCTCCGCGCTGGTGACGCGGGGCTTGAGCTCCGACAGCAGCAGCTGGGACGCGTGGCGCAACGACGACGGACGCTGGACGGTGCAGCTGGCCTGGAAGGCCGGCCGCTCGGACAATGTCGCGCACTTCCGGTTCACTCCGGGCGCGCACGGCGGGACGGTGACCGCTGTCGACGACGCGGCCATGGAATTGATCGACCCCGGATTCGGGCGTCCCCTGCGGCCGGTCGCCGCGGTGGCCGAACTGGACTTCGAGGCTCCGGCCGCCCCCGCCGTGGTCGAAGAGGAGCCGGTGCAGCAGCGCGCGGGGAGCCGCGCCCGCCGCAGCAAGCCCGAAGTCCCGGGCTGGGAAGACGTCCTGCTCGGGGTGCGCTCGACCGGTCAGCGCTGA
- the serC gene encoding phosphoserine transaminase, with amino-acid sequence MAEQLTIPDNIKPADGRFGCGPSKVRPEQLNALVTTAAPLFGTSHRQAPVKDLVGRVRSGLRELFSVPEGYEVVLGNGGSTAFWDAAAFGLVDKRSLHLTYGEFSAKFASAVAKNPFVGDPIVIKADAGSAPEPQSDPSVDVIAWAHNETSTGVAVPVRRPEGADGALVVIDATSGAGGLPVDITEVDAYYFAPQKNFASDGGLWLSIMSPAALARIEAIAASGRWVPEFLSLPIAVDNSTKNQTYNTPAIATLALLAEQLDWMLGNGGLDWAVKRTADSSQRLYSWAEERSFTTPFVADPALRSQVVGTIDFVDEVDAAAVAKVLRANGIVDTEPYRKLGRNQLRVAMFPAVDPDDVSALTQCVDWVVERL; translated from the coding sequence ATGGCTGAGCAGCTCACGATCCCGGACAACATCAAGCCCGCTGACGGACGGTTCGGCTGCGGGCCGTCGAAGGTCCGCCCTGAGCAGTTGAACGCGCTGGTCACCACGGCAGCGCCGCTGTTCGGCACCTCCCACCGTCAGGCGCCGGTCAAGGACTTGGTCGGCCGCGTCCGCTCCGGGTTGCGCGAACTGTTCTCGGTGCCCGAGGGCTACGAAGTGGTCCTGGGCAACGGCGGGTCCACGGCCTTCTGGGATGCCGCGGCGTTCGGGCTGGTCGACAAGCGGTCACTGCACCTGACCTACGGCGAGTTCAGCGCGAAGTTCGCCTCGGCGGTGGCCAAGAACCCCTTCGTCGGCGACCCGATCGTCATCAAGGCCGACGCGGGCAGCGCCCCCGAGCCGCAGTCCGACCCGTCGGTCGACGTGATCGCCTGGGCGCACAACGAGACCTCGACGGGAGTGGCAGTGCCGGTGCGCCGGCCCGAGGGTGCCGATGGCGCCCTGGTGGTAATCGACGCGACGTCGGGTGCCGGCGGCCTGCCGGTCGACATCACCGAGGTCGATGCCTACTACTTCGCCCCGCAGAAGAACTTCGCCTCCGACGGCGGGCTGTGGCTGTCCATCATGAGCCCGGCCGCGCTGGCCCGCATCGAGGCCATCGCCGCGTCCGGCCGGTGGGTGCCGGAGTTCCTGTCCCTGCCGATCGCGGTGGACAACAGCACCAAGAACCAGACCTACAACACCCCGGCGATCGCCACCCTGGCGCTGTTGGCCGAGCAGCTGGACTGGATGCTGGGCAACGGTGGGCTGGACTGGGCGGTCAAGCGCACCGCGGACTCGTCCCAGCGGCTGTACTCGTGGGCCGAGGAGCGGTCGTTCACCACGCCGTTCGTCGCCGACCCGGCGTTGCGCTCGCAGGTCGTGGGCACCATCGATTTCGTCGACGAGGTGGATGCGGCCGCCGTGGCCAAGGTGCTTCGGGCCAACGGCATCGTCGACACCGAGCCCTACCGCAAGCTGGGCCGCAACCAGCTGCGGGTGGCGATGTTCCCGGCGGTGGACCCCGACGACGTCAGCGCGCTGACGCAGTGCGTGGACTGGGTCGTCGAGCGCCTCTGA
- a CDS encoding AurF N-oxygenase family protein has protein sequence MAQKAARTRIVRRWRANMEVTDDANYVEILNTLSEGSVRRNFNPYTDIDWDTPEFKVTENDPRWILPGTDPIGRHWWYQAQPEDVQIKIGMWRQANVAKVGLHFESILIRGLMEYAFWTPNGSPEYRYCLHEAVEECNHTMMFQEMVNHIGADVPGMPRLLKWVQPFIPLVAGPLPIPFWFGILAGEEPIDHIQKAILREGKTLHPIMERVMAIHVAEEARHISFAHEYLHKRIPNLPRRKRFWLSLYVPIVMRILCSAIVVPPKAFWTEFDIPREVRKDIFFRSAEARQMLQDMFGDVRMLCHDTGLMNPIAKLVWRICRIHGAPSRFRSQPQRAHLTPVAASVA, from the coding sequence ATGGCTCAGAAAGCCGCTCGAACCCGAATCGTGCGCCGGTGGCGAGCCAACATGGAAGTGACCGACGACGCGAACTACGTCGAGATCCTCAACACCTTGTCGGAAGGGTCGGTGCGCCGGAACTTCAATCCGTACACCGACATCGACTGGGACACTCCGGAGTTCAAGGTCACCGAGAACGACCCGCGCTGGATCCTGCCGGGCACCGACCCGATCGGTCGGCACTGGTGGTACCAGGCCCAGCCTGAGGACGTCCAGATCAAGATCGGTATGTGGCGCCAGGCCAACGTCGCCAAGGTCGGGCTGCACTTCGAGTCGATCCTGATCCGCGGCCTGATGGAATACGCGTTCTGGACGCCCAACGGCTCACCCGAGTACCGCTACTGCCTGCACGAGGCGGTGGAAGAGTGCAACCACACCATGATGTTCCAGGAGATGGTGAACCACATCGGCGCTGACGTGCCCGGGATGCCGCGGTTGCTCAAGTGGGTACAGCCGTTCATTCCGCTGGTCGCCGGACCGCTGCCGATCCCGTTCTGGTTCGGCATCCTGGCCGGCGAAGAGCCCATCGACCACATCCAGAAGGCCATCCTGCGCGAAGGCAAGACCCTGCACCCGATCATGGAACGGGTGATGGCCATTCACGTGGCCGAGGAGGCGCGGCACATCTCGTTCGCGCACGAATATCTGCACAAGCGCATTCCGAACCTGCCTCGTCGTAAGCGGTTCTGGCTGTCGCTGTACGTGCCGATCGTGATGCGGATCCTGTGTTCCGCGATCGTGGTGCCGCCCAAGGCGTTCTGGACCGAGTTCGACATTCCGCGCGAGGTCCGCAAGGACATCTTCTTCCGGTCGGCCGAGGCTCGACAGATGTTGCAGGACATGTTCGGCGACGTCCGGATGCTCTGCCACGACACCGGTCTGATGAACCCGATCGCCAAGTTGGTCTGGCGGATCTGCCGCATTCACGGCGCACCGTCCCGGTTCCGCAGCCAGCCGCAGCGTGCGCATCTGACGCCCGTTGCCGCCTCGGTCGCATAG